From a region of the Hypanus sabinus isolate sHypSab1 chromosome 2, sHypSab1.hap1, whole genome shotgun sequence genome:
- the LOC132403096 gene encoding extracellular calcium-sensing receptor-like, translating to MFTVHLNSFQRINAFTNRTKEIKCKSFDLMGFRLLQTMIFAIEEINRDEKLLPNVTLGYRIHDDCGSPEIATKAALSMVNGQDETFMDEACDGPLNVPGIVGGAGSSVSIAVARTTGPFTIPLVSYFSTCVCLSDKNQYPTFHRTIPSDEHQSKVLMHLVQRFGWTWIGTVHSNDDYGISGITAFMEAAEDFGLCIAFSESFHRTDPQQKIIKIVQMMKKATTNVVVAFAGPGEMRILFEEVIRQNLSSVQWVGSEAWITTDIVGFDSGWRFLTGAIGTAVPAVDVPGMRDFLQTVHPSSFPDNPLVREFWETTFSCTLNLENATKAIGTVGRTSQCSLNESLRHIVNAYTDLTMDGSSYIVYKAVKAFAHALHDMFSCESGKGPFLNRTCARLSTFQPWQLLHYMKSIYFTTKTGEKVHLDKNGNPTAAYDIVNWQMNVNGSLVVRKVGYYNGSAPPGKELLLKPHHITWSSGKREIPRAVCSESCLPGTRKTARRGQPICCFDCTYCADGEISNTTDSTECIKCPLLFWSNDRRDQCIPKSIEYLAFTEMLGTLLVVLALAGVCMSGLTVGLFFRHRHTPLVKANNSELSFLLLLALSCCFLCSVTFIGEPSNLFCMLRRTVFGVSFVLCISCVLVKTILVLTAFKATHPSSNRMKWFGQRQQRISIFLLVSVQGLICVFWLFIAPPFPVINTKYYRERIILECDTGSSAAFYSASGYIALLSCICFVLAFLARKLPDNFNEAKCITFSMLIFCAVWITYIPASVSSPGKYTVAVEVFAILASSFGLLFCIFAPKCYVIIVTPEKNTKKHIMGKVISEES from the exons ATGTTTACTGTGCACTTAAACAGTTTCCAGCGGATAAATGCATTCACGAATCGGACAAAAGAAATCAAATGTAAAAG TTTTGATTTAATGGGATTCCGCCTGTTACAGACGATGATTTTTGCAATAGAGGAAATAAACAGGGACGAAAAACTCCTTCCGAATGTAACACTGGGCTACAGGATTCATGATGACTGCGGTTCACCGGAGATTGCAACAAAGGCGGCTCTGTCTATGGTGAATGGTCAGGATGAAACATTCATGGACGAAGCTTGTGATGGGCCTCTCAATGTACCAGGGATCGTCGGTGGCGCTGGGTCATCGGTGTCCATCGCAGTTGCAAGAACAACTGGACCTTTTACGATACCGCTG GTCAGCTACTTTTCCACGTGTGTATGTCTCAGCGACAAGAATCAATATCCAACTTTTCATCGAACTATCCCAAGTGACGAGCATCAGTCAAAGGTGCTGATGCATCTCGTTCAGAGGTTTGGATGGACTTGGATTGGAACTGTTCACAGCAACGATGACTATGGCATCTCCGGAATAACAGCCTTTATGGAGGCTGCTGAGGATTTTGGGCTCTGCATTGCCTTCTCCGAATCATTTCACAGAACGGACCCCCAGCAGAAGATCATCAAGATTGTGCAAATGATGAAAAAAGCGACTACAAATGTCGTAGTGGCCTTTGCTGGACCTGGCGAAATGCGCATTTTATTTGAGGAGGTTATACGGCAAAACCTCAGCAGCGTACAGTGGGTCGGCAGTGAGGCATGGATTACAACCGACATTGTTGGTTTCGATAGCGGGTGGCGTTTCCTTACAGGGGCAATTGGAACTGCAGTACCTGCTGTCGACGTTCCGGGGATGCGAGACTTCCTTCAGACAGTCCATCCTTCCAGTTTTCCGGATAATCCTTTAGTTAGGGAGTTTTGGGAAACCACCTTCAGCTGTACTCTAAATTTAGAAAACGCGACAAAGGCAATAGGTACAGTTGGCCGGACCTCGCAATGCAGTTTAAATGAGAGTTTGCGACACATCGTAAACGCCTACACGGATCTGACCATGGACGGGAGTTCTTACATTGTATATAAAGCGGTAAAGGCTTTCGCTCATGCACTTCACGACATGTTTTCATGTGAAAGTGGAAAAGGTCCATTTCTGAACAGAACGTGTGCACGGCTTTCAACCTTTCAACCATGGCAG cttCTCCATTATATGAAGTCAATTTATTTCACAACAAAAACTGGAGAGAAGGTGCATCTTGATAAGAACGGCAATCCGACAGCCGCTTACGACATTGTAAACTGGCAAATGAATGTGAACGGTAGCCTTGTAGTTCGAAAAGTTGGATATTACAATGGATCAGCACCTCCCGGTAAAGAGCTTTTGCTGAAGCCACATCACATAACCTGGAGCAGTGGTAAGCGTGAG ATTCCCCGGGCAGTCTGTTCTGAAAGTTGCCTCCCAGGAACAAGGAAAACAGCGAGGAGAGGACAACCGATTTGTTGTTTTGACTGCACGTACTGTGCCGATGGAGAAATTAGCAACACCACAG ACTCCACTGAATGCATCAAGTGTCCTCTTCTGTTCTGGTCCAATGATCGGAGAGATCAATGCATCCCGAAGAGTATCGAGTACCTGGCTTTTACCGAAATGCTCGGCACGTTGTTGGTGGTTCTCGCTTTGGCTGGAGTATGTATGTCTGGACTGACAGTGGGTCTCTTCTTTAGACATCGACACACACCTCTAGTTAAGGCTAACAATTCTGAGCTCAGCTTTCTCCTTTTACTTGCGTTAAGCTGTTGTTTCTTGTGCTCGGTCACATTCATTGGTGAACCTTCAAATTTGTTTTGTATGTTACGGCGCACAGTATTTGGTGTCTCATTTGTCCTGTGTATTTCCTGTGTTCTGGTCAAGACCATTCTGGTGCTGACGGCATTTAAAGCAACGCATCCCAGCAGTAACAGGATGAAATGGTTTGGTCAAAGACAGCAGAGGATAAGTATCTTCCTCCTGGTGTCCGTGCAGGGTTTAATATGTGTGTTTTGGTTGTTCATTGCTCCTCCTTTCCCTGTAATCAATACCAAATATTACCGGGAGAGGATAATTTTAGAATGCGATACAGGTTCTTCTGCAGCATTTTACTCGGCGTCGGGCTATATCGCCTTGTTATCGTGTATTTGTTTTGTCTTGGCCTTTCTCGCACGGAAGCTGCCGGATAACTTTAATGAGGCAAAGTGTATAACGTTCAGCATGCTCATCTTTTGTGCGGTTTGGATCACTTACATTCCGGCTTCTGTGAGTTCTCCTGGGAAATACACTGTGGCAGTTGAAGTGTTTGCCATCCTGGCCTCCAGTTTTGGATTGTTGTTTTGCATTTTTGCACCGAAGTGTTACGTTATTATAGTCACTCCAGAGAAAAACACGAAGAAACATATTATGGGGAAAGTGATATCAGAGGAAAGTTAA